A region of Salirhabdus salicampi DNA encodes the following proteins:
- the thpD gene encoding ectoine hydroxylase, with protein sequence MEDVYPSRVKGKPTILERKDPVIHNSTEKDGPLDRNTLQSYEENGYLFLPNLFSKEEVEVLQRELDRNMNENKSVNEPHVVKEAQSDEIRSVFDVHNNDEFFQNLSTHERIVNIAQQLLGSQVYINQSRINFKPGFKGKDFYWHSDFETWHMEDGMPRMRAVSCSIILTDNHDYNGPLLLIPGSHKYYIQCVGETPENHFEQSLKMQNIGVPDHDSINWLLEKGGKIDSATGPAGSVLFFECNTMHGSNSNISPLPRSNVFFVFNSIENKLVDPFANISPRPEFIANRKNIKPISPQSINLTKKTFALS encoded by the coding sequence ATGGAAGATGTATATCCTTCTCGAGTAAAAGGTAAACCTACAATTTTGGAAAGGAAAGATCCAGTAATTCACAACTCCACAGAAAAAGATGGACCACTAGATCGAAACACACTTCAATCATACGAAGAAAATGGTTATTTATTTTTACCCAACCTCTTTTCAAAAGAAGAAGTAGAAGTATTACAAAGAGAATTGGACCGCAACATGAATGAAAACAAATCTGTTAACGAACCTCATGTCGTGAAAGAAGCGCAAAGTGATGAAATTCGTTCCGTTTTTGATGTACACAATAATGATGAATTTTTCCAAAATCTTTCTACACATGAGCGAATCGTAAACATCGCCCAACAATTATTAGGGAGCCAGGTTTACATAAACCAGTCTCGTATTAATTTTAAACCTGGCTTTAAAGGGAAAGATTTTTATTGGCATTCTGACTTTGAGACATGGCATATGGAAGACGGGATGCCTCGTATGAGAGCTGTTAGTTGTAGCATTATTTTAACAGACAACCACGATTATAACGGGCCGTTATTATTAATCCCAGGATCACATAAATACTATATTCAATGTGTAGGAGAAACACCAGAAAATCATTTCGAACAATCTTTAAAAATGCAAAATATAGGTGTTCCTGACCACGATAGTATTAATTGGTTACTAGAAAAAGGCGGTAAAATTGATAGTGCAACAGGGCCCGCCGGTTCTGTCTTGTTCTTTGAATGTAATACGATGCACGGTTCTAATAGCAATATATCCCCACTACCAAGAAGTAATGTTTTCTTCGTATTCAATAGTATTGAAAATAAACTTGTAGATCCATTTGCAAACATTTCACCTCGACCAGAATTTATCGCAAATCGTAAAAATATAAAGCCAATTTCTCCTCAATCTATTAACTTAACGAAAAAAACATTTGCATTATCATAA
- a CDS encoding LysM peptidoglycan-binding domain-containing protein, whose translation MLDFPSQLFYTVRQGDTIYQIAKKWELPIETIIASNNLIPPYTIYVGQQLAIPPGVTLYRVKPGDSIFRIAHFYGIPTSTIIEVNNLQYPFTIYPEQLLYIPPGVSYYVVQRGDTLYEIAKRFNVITTGQIRPELIQQINQIPSNTIFPGMRLTIPHVPPGDDEGVIAYTTNRTGHYDIWSYKPRNGRHKQLTKGLGDSFSVPYWSPDSQKIAFVGKHYISYILDYVTRNVAK comes from the coding sequence ATGTTAGATTTTCCATCACAGCTCTTTTATACGGTTAGACAAGGAGACACTATCTATCAAATCGCCAAAAAATGGGAACTTCCTATTGAAACCATTATTGCTTCTAACAATTTAATTCCACCGTATACGATCTACGTTGGTCAACAACTCGCCATTCCCCCTGGTGTTACATTATACCGAGTCAAACCTGGTGATTCTATTTTCCGAATCGCGCATTTCTATGGAATCCCCACCTCAACCATTATTGAAGTAAACAATCTCCAATACCCATTTACAATTTATCCTGAGCAACTGTTATATATACCACCTGGTGTTTCGTATTACGTCGTTCAACGAGGCGACACTTTGTATGAAATAGCAAAAAGATTCAATGTTATAACAACTGGTCAAATAAGACCTGAACTGATACAACAAATAAATCAAATTCCGTCAAACACAATTTTTCCTGGCATGAGGCTTACTATCCCACATGTACCCCCAGGTGATGATGAGGGAGTGATTGCATATACAACGAACCGAACTGGGCATTATGACATTTGGAGTTATAAACCGCGAAATGGACGACATAAACAACTTACAAAAGGATTAGGAGATTCATTCTCAGTACCTTATTGGTCTCCCGACAGTCAAAAAATTGCCTTTGTTGGGAAACATTATATATCGTATATCTTGGATTACGTAACACGAAATGTAGCTAAGTGA
- a CDS encoding TolB family protein, whose protein sequence is MTKGEVHTLDWSPDNQHVAYTKQNQIVIYNTATHKVLTIHQRVPRNVQWFPNGTQLLYEAPDERGLSQLFRININGSGKQQITNNQQGPLNHVRLSPDGRYVLYTTPGSKQLISGQISYSKYPEGLL, encoded by the coding sequence GTGACTAAGGGTGAAGTGCATACGTTAGACTGGTCTCCTGATAATCAACATGTAGCTTATACGAAACAAAATCAAATTGTGATATATAATACGGCAACACATAAAGTATTAACAATTCATCAAAGGGTGCCTCGAAATGTTCAATGGTTTCCAAATGGTACACAACTACTGTATGAAGCTCCAGATGAAAGGGGATTAAGTCAATTATTTCGTATCAATATAAACGGTTCAGGAAAACAACAAATTACGAATAATCAACAAGGACCACTAAATCACGTGCGACTCTCTCCTGATGGTCGGTATGTCTTATATACAACGCCAGGATCCAAACAATTGATCTCTGGACAAATCAGTTATTCGAAATACCCGGAGGGCCTCTTGTGA
- a CDS encoding TolB family protein — protein MKNYYPEWSPDSLNIAYSATAFPDRGYFSLIRISKRNGEHDRTLSISDCFATPVSWSTDSKKIVYISGCKGQPYLW, from the coding sequence GTGAAAAATTATTACCCAGAATGGTCCCCCGATTCATTAAATATTGCTTACAGTGCGACAGCATTTCCAGATCGTGGGTACTTTTCCCTCATTCGAATTTCAAAAAGAAACGGAGAGCATGACCGTACGTTGTCTATTTCTGATTGTTTTGCAACACCTGTTTCATGGTCAACTGATAGCAAAAAAATTGTTTATATATCCGGTTGTAAAGGTCAACCCTACCTATGGTAG